In Fibrobacter sp. UWH6, the following are encoded in one genomic region:
- a CDS encoding FecR family protein, whose translation MFLNFDKMKYLAVGAALCAICGCKDENPGGTKALGTQVTANQVQSDENKAAAKKAAEEKSIIKGKVRKVIGECDLLKKNADWSQLRMGQRVVENDRIRTALESEALVGVNDGSTLLISELSDVTISAEMLDSMSRRISVYVKQGNVYFDVQKQGESQMDFRTGIAVAAIRGTAGFVGNVNGNMVASLKEGRLEVKSDKETTSIEKNQTVVLDSVGKSKKLKLKSSGTKALAAAIDSLSKTSDGSIEKLTEALEKFDNIYAVRQATFAKKLESRQIRFEVLPLAETTEQDSVILVASATPGLVVSVMGEVDTVPATGLYQHTFKWEEGTYGIKRFIAGCREGDLEIPCGLWSTAYVKPAPAVQPGDTAQAAVETSAAEPAKPAAKDLSKLAVSIAGKVDERIHYYQGTYRNKMRFSLKNISEDDLGELASIEVTKGGNRVALFEGSDLSSLNYSADVEVEQNHIAEYEVVAKLKNGKTKRAKKTYTVFCGNHSRNGNALDPDMTEAQEFEEAKADLVRD comes from the coding sequence ATGTTTTTGAATTTTGACAAGATGAAGTATTTGGCCGTCGGGGCTGCCCTATGTGCCATTTGTGGATGTAAAGATGAAAATCCTGGGGGAACAAAGGCTTTGGGTACCCAGGTGACCGCCAATCAGGTTCAGTCTGACGAAAATAAGGCTGCCGCAAAGAAAGCGGCCGAAGAAAAGTCCATTATCAAGGGCAAGGTCCGTAAGGTTATTGGCGAATGTGACCTACTAAAGAAAAACGCGGACTGGAGCCAGTTACGCATGGGTCAGAGGGTGGTGGAAAACGACCGAATCAGAACCGCCCTGGAATCCGAGGCGCTGGTGGGTGTGAACGATGGTTCTACCTTGCTGATTTCGGAACTTTCCGACGTGACTATTTCTGCCGAGATGCTGGATTCCATGTCCAGACGCATTTCTGTGTATGTGAAGCAGGGTAATGTTTACTTTGACGTGCAGAAGCAAGGGGAATCCCAGATGGACTTCCGCACGGGAATTGCCGTTGCTGCTATCCGTGGAACCGCTGGCTTTGTGGGAAACGTAAACGGCAACATGGTGGCCTCTTTAAAGGAAGGCCGTCTCGAAGTGAAGTCGGATAAGGAAACGACCTCTATCGAAAAGAACCAGACCGTGGTGCTGGATAGCGTGGGTAAATCCAAGAAGCTGAAGCTGAAGTCCTCGGGTACCAAGGCCTTGGCTGCTGCCATCGATTCTCTGTCAAAGACGTCCGACGGTTCTATTGAAAAGTTGACCGAGGCTCTTGAAAAGTTCGATAATATTTATGCCGTACGTCAGGCTACTTTTGCCAAGAAACTGGAATCCAGGCAAATCCGCTTCGAGGTTCTGCCTCTTGCTGAAACTACGGAACAGGATAGTGTTATTCTGGTGGCTAGCGCAACGCCTGGCCTGGTGGTTAGCGTCATGGGCGAGGTGGATACGGTTCCTGCAACGGGTCTGTACCAGCATACTTTTAAATGGGAAGAAGGAACCTATGGCATCAAGCGCTTTATTGCCGGCTGTAGGGAAGGTGACCTGGAAATCCCCTGCGGATTGTGGAGTACTGCCTATGTGAAGCCCGCTCCTGCTGTACAGCCCGGCGACACTGCTCAAGCTGCCGTTGAGACCTCTGCCGCTGAACCCGCAAAACCTGCCGCCAAGGACTTGAGCAAGCTTGCAGTTTCTATTGCCGGCAAGGTGGATGAACGGATCCACTACTATCAGGGTACTTACCGCAACAAGATGCGTTTCAGCCTGAAGAATATTTCTGAAGATGACCTGGGCGAACTGGCCAGCATCGAAGTGACCAAGGGCGGAAACAGGGTGGCCCTCTTCGAAGGTAGCGATTTGAGTTCGCTGAACTACAGCGCCGACGTGGAAGTGGAACAGAACCATATCGCCGAATACGAAGTGGTGGCAAAGCTTAAGAACGGCAAGACCAAGCGGGCCAAGAAAACTTATACCGTATTCTGCGGCAACCATTCCCGCAACGGAAACGCACTGGATCCCGACATGACCGAGGCTCAGGAATTCGAAGAGGCCAAGGCTGACCTCGTAAGAGATTAA
- a CDS encoding DUF6175 family protein, with protein sequence MKTFYKKCVVSSAFAGLLMASLVGCSSAPAPETEPTRNNAKNAYSEMEDGQTVAPAQSAAAPAPKAEDPAEENPAVAISNVQFKVKPTVMVLPAMGAKGATSIEVIKKNPLAKTAMEVINAYMTERGYSVMSLETQNQLDEVVQLQDDIAGNDADLAYVAGLAVGADINLTFAGSIQNDNLVIDLNASDASTAQLIASESSRQKDEGEGQRVLVQKAVKNAIMALENKVRDELAAELEKGVQYKVVCRLTGDFTDEQAEEISNTVSMKVRKMFNKMQVKSMTRNTYDLVVYADPDKYEDAQMVYAEFYEALSGMAKVRRQNITKKLIILEIQ encoded by the coding sequence ATGAAGACTTTCTATAAAAAATGTGTTGTTTCTTCTGCTTTTGCAGGTTTGCTGATGGCTTCTCTTGTTGGCTGTTCTTCTGCTCCGGCTCCCGAAACAGAACCGACACGCAACAATGCCAAGAACGCCTATAGCGAAATGGAAGACGGCCAAACTGTCGCTCCCGCACAAAGTGCCGCCGCGCCTGCTCCGAAGGCAGAAGATCCTGCCGAAGAAAATCCGGCTGTGGCCATTTCTAACGTGCAGTTCAAGGTAAAGCCCACCGTTATGGTGTTGCCGGCCATGGGTGCCAAGGGGGCCACAAGCATCGAAGTCATCAAGAAGAATCCTCTGGCCAAAACCGCCATGGAAGTAATCAATGCCTACATGACTGAACGTGGCTACAGTGTCATGAGCCTCGAAACCCAGAACCAGCTTGATGAAGTGGTTCAGCTCCAGGATGACATTGCCGGTAACGATGCCGACTTGGCCTATGTGGCAGGCCTTGCCGTTGGTGCCGACATCAACTTGACTTTTGCCGGAAGTATCCAGAACGACAATCTAGTTATTGACCTGAATGCCAGCGACGCTTCTACCGCACAACTCATCGCCAGCGAATCCAGCCGCCAGAAAGACGAAGGGGAAGGCCAGCGTGTGTTAGTCCAGAAGGCTGTAAAGAACGCCATCATGGCCCTTGAAAATAAGGTTCGCGATGAACTGGCCGCCGAACTTGAAAAAGGGGTGCAGTACAAGGTGGTTTGCCGTTTGACTGGCGATTTTACCGATGAACAGGCCGAAGAAATTTCCAATACGGTCTCTATGAAGGTCCGCAAAATGTTTAACAAGATGCAGGTGAAGTCCATGACCCGCAACACCTACGATCTTGTAGTCTATGCCGACCCCGACAAGTACGAAGACGCCCAGATGGTTTACGCAGAATTCTACGAAGCCCTCAGCGGAATGGCCAAGGTTCGCCGCCAGAACATCACCAAGAAACTGATTATCCTGGAGATTCAGTAA
- the lysS gene encoding lysine--tRNA ligase yields the protein MAMQDMNDQVVARLAKLDKFKEMGIEAYPHKFNRTHDSKVLKENKDALIASQEEVAFAGRVVRFNRKGKMCFMHLKDRYGRLQVVCARDEVGEENYEIVKMTDLGDFIGVNGTMFETQSGEYSVRVKKVTMLSKAVRPLPVAKEKIDENGNKVVFNEFADVDARYRQRYIDMALNDDVKDVFIKRSKIMQSIREYLIEKGFIEVETPTLQPIYGGANARPFTTHHNACDMTLYMRVAPELYLKRCIVGGMEKVFEFSKNFRNEGMDRTHSPEFTGLEFYEAFADYNDMMVHFENIYERACIAANGTTKIMTQGKEIDFKAPWPRYSMIEAIEKFGGLKVNEMSDEDIKNKMEELGGHLDGEFSRGRGILELFELTVEDKLIQPTFIKDMPTESTPLCKKHRTIEGLIEQFEPYANGWELGNAYTELNDPIRQRELLEDQVRRGRGGEGETHPMDENFMHAIESGLPPTGGVGFGIDRMVMLLTNQETIRDVQLFPLMKPEV from the coding sequence ATGGCAATGCAAGATATGAATGACCAGGTCGTCGCTCGCCTGGCTAAGCTGGACAAGTTCAAGGAAATGGGTATCGAGGCCTATCCTCATAAGTTTAACCGCACCCATGATTCCAAGGTTCTCAAGGAAAATAAGGACGCTCTCATCGCTTCCCAGGAAGAAGTGGCTTTCGCTGGCCGTGTTGTCCGCTTCAATCGTAAGGGCAAGATGTGCTTTATGCACCTGAAGGACCGTTATGGCCGTCTGCAGGTGGTTTGCGCCCGCGACGAAGTTGGCGAAGAAAACTACGAAATCGTGAAGATGACCGACCTTGGCGACTTCATCGGCGTTAACGGTACTATGTTCGAAACCCAGAGCGGTGAATACTCCGTACGCGTGAAGAAGGTGACCATGCTTTCCAAGGCTGTGCGCCCGCTCCCCGTTGCCAAGGAAAAGATTGACGAAAACGGCAACAAGGTGGTGTTCAACGAATTTGCCGACGTGGACGCCCGTTACCGTCAGCGCTATATCGACATGGCCTTGAACGACGACGTGAAGGACGTGTTCATCAAGCGTTCCAAGATCATGCAGTCCATTCGTGAATACCTCATCGAAAAGGGCTTCATCGAAGTGGAAACCCCGACTCTGCAGCCGATTTACGGCGGTGCAAACGCTCGTCCGTTTACCACCCATCACAATGCCTGCGATATGACCCTCTACATGCGTGTCGCTCCGGAACTCTACCTGAAGCGCTGCATTGTTGGCGGTATGGAAAAGGTTTTCGAATTCTCCAAGAACTTCCGTAACGAAGGTATGGACCGTACCCATAGCCCGGAATTCACCGGTCTGGAATTCTACGAAGCTTTCGCTGACTACAACGACATGATGGTCCACTTCGAAAACATCTACGAACGCGCCTGTATCGCAGCAAACGGCACCACCAAGATCATGACCCAGGGCAAGGAAATCGACTTCAAGGCTCCGTGGCCCCGCTACAGCATGATCGAAGCTATCGAAAAGTTCGGTGGCCTGAAGGTCAACGAAATGTCTGACGAAGACATCAAGAACAAGATGGAAGAACTGGGCGGCCACCTGGATGGTGAATTCAGCCGCGGCCGTGGCATCCTGGAACTGTTTGAACTGACTGTGGAAGACAAGCTGATCCAGCCCACCTTCATCAAGGACATGCCCACCGAATCTACTCCGCTCTGCAAGAAGCACCGTACCATCGAAGGCCTCATCGAACAGTTCGAACCCTACGCAAACGGCTGGGAACTGGGCAACGCCTATACCGAACTTAACGACCCCATCCGCCAGCGCGAACTTCTGGAAGACCAGGTCCGCCGTGGCCGCGGTGGTGAAGGCGAAACTCACCCCATGGACGAAAACTTCATGCACGCTATCGAATCCGGTCTGCCTCCTACCGGCGGTGTTGGCTTCGGTATCGACCGTATGGTGATGCTCCTGACCAACCAGGAAACCATCCGCGACGTGCAGCTCTTCCCGCTGATGAAGCCGGAAGTGTAA
- a CDS encoding four helix bundle protein: MRDFHSLEIWNKSHMLTLDIYRVTENFPKNEIYALTSQVRRAAYSIPMNIAEGCGRKSEAEFCQFLNVSSGSASELEYQLLLAHDLGYLEKESFEKLSADVVSIRKMVQAFAAHVASPKAPKVRPLAPKPAESRRPHA; the protein is encoded by the coding sequence ATGCGTGATTTTCATTCTCTTGAAATTTGGAACAAGAGTCATATGTTGACTCTTGATATTTATCGTGTAACGGAAAATTTCCCGAAGAATGAAATCTATGCTCTTACGTCACAAGTTCGCAGGGCCGCATACTCCATTCCAATGAACATTGCTGAAGGTTGTGGAAGAAAATCTGAAGCTGAATTTTGCCAGTTTCTCAATGTATCTTCCGGTTCAGCATCGGAATTGGAATATCAGTTGCTGTTGGCTCACGACCTTGGGTATTTGGAGAAGGAATCTTTTGAAAAATTGAGCGCAGATGTTGTGTCAATTCGAAAAATGGTTCAAGCTTTTGCTGCTCATGTCGCATCTCCCAAAGCACCGAAGGTGCGACCTCTAGCCCCAAAGCCTGCTGAAAGCAGGCGACCTCATGCCTAA
- a CDS encoding FtsX-like permease family protein — MKLELLIAWRYLGAQRKSLFVSLIGIFSMLGVSIGVFALVVALAAVNGFEEEVTAQMIGKDAHFEIMAYNGEPIAPYDSLIKEVRAHDSRVTAASPFIIYKVGISSKKVNDGIVIYGIDGESSKGVTDIHKYIKWGNYSVDSLEDLSGKMRPGIILGNGLANRLRVVVGDKLVLQTFQSPDAVAASGGPKMMMCVVSGIFETGTYEYDGNLAYVGIPELQTLLTMGDAVTGIQFRMNDHWKAGEAVDSLGTWLGYPYYAMDWKTKNITLLKWMNYEKFIVAAVICLIILVAAFNIISSLIMVVIDKTKEIGILRSMGFSKAGIMRVFMLMGSFIGVGGTIVGGSIGLILCKLQEAYHFIKLPGDVYVIPYFPISVHVLDVVLIFVIGIALCVAATILPAWKASRLDPVGAIRHE, encoded by the coding sequence ATGAAACTTGAACTACTCATTGCCTGGCGTTATTTGGGGGCTCAGCGTAAGAGTCTCTTCGTTTCGCTTATCGGCATCTTCAGTATGCTTGGCGTTTCCATCGGCGTGTTTGCGCTGGTGGTTGCTCTTGCTGCGGTTAACGGTTTTGAAGAAGAGGTAACTGCCCAGATGATCGGCAAGGACGCTCACTTCGAAATCATGGCCTACAATGGGGAACCGATTGCGCCCTACGACAGCCTGATCAAGGAAGTCCGAGCCCACGATTCCCGCGTGACTGCGGCTTCTCCTTTTATCATTTACAAGGTGGGCATCAGCAGCAAGAAGGTGAACGACGGTATCGTGATTTACGGTATCGACGGCGAATCCTCCAAGGGCGTTACCGACATCCACAAGTACATCAAGTGGGGCAACTACTCTGTAGATAGCCTTGAAGATTTGAGCGGCAAGATGCGTCCGGGAATTATCCTGGGTAACGGCCTTGCCAACAGACTTCGTGTGGTGGTGGGCGACAAACTTGTTCTGCAGACATTCCAGAGTCCCGATGCGGTAGCCGCCAGCGGTGGTCCCAAGATGATGATGTGCGTGGTCAGCGGCATCTTCGAGACGGGCACTTACGAGTACGACGGCAACTTGGCTTATGTGGGCATTCCCGAACTGCAGACCTTGCTTACCATGGGTGACGCCGTTACCGGAATTCAGTTCCGCATGAATGACCATTGGAAGGCTGGGGAGGCTGTAGACAGTCTTGGCACTTGGCTTGGTTATCCTTACTACGCCATGGACTGGAAGACCAAGAACATCACTTTGCTCAAGTGGATGAACTATGAAAAGTTTATCGTGGCTGCAGTGATTTGCCTGATTATTCTTGTGGCCGCATTTAACATCATCAGTTCCTTGATCATGGTGGTAATCGACAAGACCAAGGAAATCGGCATCCTCCGCAGCATGGGTTTCAGCAAGGCAGGAATCATGCGCGTCTTTATGCTCATGGGCAGTTTCATTGGCGTGGGCGGAACCATTGTAGGAGGTTCCATCGGTTTGATTTTGTGCAAACTTCAGGAAGCTTACCATTTTATCAAGTTGCCTGGCGACGTTTACGTGATTCCCTATTTCCCCATATCGGTTCATGTTCTGGATGTGGTCCTGATTTTTGTTATCGGCATCGCTCTTTGTGTGGCCGCCACCATTCTTCCTGCCTGGAAAGCCAGCAGACTTGACCCCGTAGGAGCCATTAGACATGAGTAG
- a CDS encoding ABC transporter ATP-binding protein translates to MSIDLKNDAEVQTSVTSSSLCERPDNLVPQCLLETRDLRRVFSETGEQLEILKGVNFSMNAGELVALTGSSGSGKSTFLNLVGMLDTPTSGEILFKGKELSKFSSHERDMYHRAQVGFVFQFHHLLSEFSALENVCVPGRILGTSEAECRERAEMLLETVGLKDRLKHLPRELSGGERQRIAIARALMNKPDLVLADEPSGNLDEANSAKLNELIGELNEKFNQAFLIVTHDEMLAKFAKRRVVMHNGLIQSIE, encoded by the coding sequence ATGAGTATTGATTTAAAGAATGATGCTGAGGTACAGACCAGTGTAACCTCTAGCTCGCTTTGCGAGCGACCTGATAACCTCGTACCTCAATGCCTATTGGAAACTCGCGATTTGCGTCGTGTCTTTAGCGAAACTGGTGAACAGCTGGAAATTCTGAAGGGCGTTAATTTTTCAATGAACGCTGGCGAACTAGTCGCTCTTACAGGTTCCTCCGGTTCCGGTAAATCCACCTTCCTGAATTTGGTGGGTATGCTGGATACTCCCACTTCTGGCGAAATTCTGTTCAAGGGAAAGGAACTTTCGAAGTTCAGCAGCCATGAACGTGACATGTACCATCGAGCTCAAGTGGGATTCGTGTTCCAGTTCCATCATCTGCTCAGCGAATTTTCCGCTCTCGAAAACGTCTGTGTACCGGGTCGCATTCTCGGAACAAGCGAAGCCGAATGCCGCGAACGCGCCGAGATGCTTCTGGAAACCGTTGGCCTGAAAGACCGCCTGAAGCACTTGCCCCGCGAACTTTCCGGTGGTGAACGCCAGCGCATCGCCATAGCCCGCGCCCTGATGAACAAGCCGGATCTGGTGCTGGCCGACGAACCCAGCGGCAACCTGGACGAAGCCAATTCCGCAAAGCTTAACGAACTGATCGGCGAACTGAACGAGAAGTTCAACCAGGCGTTCCTCATTGTAACCCACGACGAGATGTTGGCCAAGTTCGCTAAACGCCGAGTGGTGATGCATAACGGTTTGATCCAGAGTATCGAATAA